One window of Phycisphaeraceae bacterium genomic DNA carries:
- a CDS encoding D-alanine--D-alanine ligase, which yields MSTKTVIVLGGGPDAEREVSLVSSKAVAAAIDRSGEFRANYQVIERCGAAELRAMSGEVFFPVLHGGWGEGGPLQELLEADGRPFVGCRAPAARTAMDKLATKLLAAQLGVPTKPGAVFHAPDASCPFELPVVLKPVHEGSSVGVHICRTASDWTDAVESARADIRKHPSRVYMVEPAVLGGRELTVGVLDGKSLSPIEIRPNVAFYDYQAKYHRDDTSYIVDPELPAGVRETVQDFASKVFQGLGARHLSRVDFLLDSDGRSWLLEVNTLPGFTDHSLLPMAANRQGLPMESLCALLVRMALRDAGKA from the coding sequence ATGAGCACGAAAACTGTGATCGTGCTGGGCGGCGGCCCGGATGCGGAGCGCGAGGTAAGCCTCGTGAGTTCCAAAGCAGTGGCCGCGGCAATCGACCGGTCCGGAGAGTTCCGCGCGAACTACCAGGTAATTGAACGGTGCGGCGCGGCCGAACTGCGAGCGATGTCGGGCGAGGTTTTTTTTCCGGTCTTGCACGGCGGCTGGGGCGAGGGCGGCCCGTTGCAGGAGTTGCTCGAAGCGGACGGTCGCCCGTTCGTCGGTTGCCGCGCTCCGGCGGCACGCACGGCGATGGACAAACTCGCGACGAAACTGCTTGCGGCGCAGCTCGGGGTCCCGACAAAGCCGGGCGCGGTCTTTCACGCCCCGGACGCATCGTGCCCGTTTGAGTTGCCTGTGGTACTCAAACCGGTGCATGAGGGATCCAGCGTTGGTGTCCACATCTGCCGGACAGCGAGCGATTGGACCGATGCCGTTGAATCCGCTCGGGCTGACATTCGGAAGCATCCGAGTCGTGTCTACATGGTGGAGCCCGCCGTTCTGGGAGGTCGCGAACTGACAGTCGGCGTTCTCGACGGTAAGTCGTTGTCTCCAATAGAAATACGACCGAACGTCGCGTTTTACGACTATCAGGCCAAGTACCATCGGGATGACACGAGTTACATCGTCGATCCCGAATTACCGGCGGGCGTGCGCGAGACGGTTCAGGACTTTGCGTCCAAAGTCTTTCAAGGTCTCGGAGCGCGGCATTTGTCGCGGGTGGATTTTCTCCTCGACTCGGATGGACGGTCGTGGCTTCTGGAAGTCAATACGCTGCCAGGGTTTACGGATCATTCTCTGCTTCCCATGGCGGCAAACAGGCAAGGATTGCCGATGGAGAGTTTGTGCGCTTTGCTCGTGCGGATGGCGCTGCGCGATGCAGGGAAGGCGTAG